A region of Plutella xylostella chromosome 29, ilPluXylo3.1, whole genome shotgun sequence DNA encodes the following proteins:
- the LOC105381681 gene encoding 3-phosphoinositide-dependent protein kinase 1 isoform X5, whose amino-acid sequence MQARPAAAALSPPPVSTTIPNKSKRTAQDYIFGKVIGDGCYSTVFLAKDIHTGKEYAIKVCEKRHIIKEKKGEYIKREKEALNMLSNVPKGFVRLYCTFQDAERLYFVLSYAKNGELLPYINKVGSFELDVAKYYAAELVLALEKMHSKGIIHRDLKPENILLDENMHLQIADFGTVKILDPEVIRTIPEANIEDNSQSTERERRRNMSFVGTAQYVSPELLRHREDTRASDLWALGCIIYQMISGLPPFRGPNEFLTFQKILKLDYEFPEGFPADAKDLVEKLLILDHTKRLGVEDKGETYESIRKHPFFNGIDWDTVLEQSPPTINPYLPGGSFEEEYTVPDHLEPGLGNNQLVRLWEFDLSTSKGILSISPEERRRRLEAQARENKYHQFVDGELILKQGLVDKRKGLFARRRMLLLTTGPRLFYVDPVNMVLKGEIPWSPELRVEAKNFRIFLVHTPNRTYYLEDPESYALEWARVIDEVRIGTYGQDTT is encoded by the exons ATGCAGGCGCGCCCGGCCGCGGCCGCGctgtcgccgccgccggtgtCCACCACCATCCCCAACAAGTCCAAGCGAACTGCCCAAGACTACATTTTTGGAAAAGTTATCGGCGATGGATGCTACAGCACAGTTTTCTTGGCTAAAGATATTCATACTGGAAAAGAATATGCAA TTAAAGTATGCGAAAAACGCCATATCATCAAAGAAAAGAAAGGCGAATACATAAAACGAGAAAAGGAGGCATTGAATATGCTTTCAAATGTTCCCAAGGGATTTGTGAGACTGTATTGCACTTTCCAAGATGCAGAGAGATTATATTTTGTGTTATCGTATGCAAAGAATGGAGAATTACTGCCTTACATAAACAAAGTTGGTTCATTCGAACTAGATGTCGCTAAGTACTACGCAGCTGAGCTAGTATTAGCACTAGAAAAAATGCACTCTAAAGGAATTATTCATCGGGACTTGAAACCAGAAAATATATTACTCGACGAAAATATGCACTTACAAATAGCAGATTTCGGAACAGTGAAAATATTAGACCCAGAGGTGATTCGTACCATACCAGAGGCTAATATTGAAGACAATTCACAGTCAACTGAGCGAGAGCGAAGACGTAACATGAGTTTTGTCGGGACAGCCCAGTATGTCAGCCCTGAGCTTCTGCGCCATCGCGAAGACACCCGGGCATCGGATCTGTGGGCCCTAGGATGCATAATTTATCAAATGATTTCGGGTCTTCCTCCTTTCCGTGGCCCTAATGAATTCCTTACTTTCCAAAAGATATTAAAGCTGGACTACGAGTTTCCCGAGGGCTTCCCAGCAGATGCCAAAGATTTGGTGGAAAAACTTCTTATTTTGGATCACACAAAGAGGCTAGGAGTTGAAGATAAGGGGGAAACATACGAGAGTATTCGCAAACACCCATTCTTTAACGGAATTGACTGGGATACTGTCTTGGAACAGTCTCCACCAACAATCAACCCTTACTTGCCTGGAGGTTCATTTGAAGAAGAGTACACCGTTCCTGACCATCTTGAACCCGGATTAGGAAACAATCAGCTTGTACGTCTGTGGGAATTCGACCTGTCCACTTCAAAAG GAATTCTCAGCATAAGCCCTGAAGAGCGCCGTCGTCGTTTGGAGGCACAAGCAAGAGAAAACAAATACCATCAATTTGTCGATGGTGAATTAATTCTGAAGCAAGGCTTAGTTGACAAGAGGAAGGGATTGTTCGCAAGACGACGAATGCTCCTGCTGACAACTGGCCCACGACTATTCTACGTTGATCCAGTCAACATGGTTCTAAAGGGAGAAATACCTTGGTCTCCAGAGCTGCGCGTGGAAGCCAAGAactttagaatatttttagttCATACG CCCAACCGCACATACTATTTGGAGGATCCTGAATCATACGCATTGGAGTGGGCTCGTGTCATAGACGAAGTACGCATCGGCACTTATGGCCAAGA
- the LOC105381681 gene encoding 3-phosphoinositide-dependent protein kinase 1 isoform X4, translating into MMASGKATSAVRAPIATAEAGIESPAKMQARPAAAALSPPPVSTTIPNKSKRTAQDYIFGKVIGDGCYSTVFLAKDIHTGKEYAIKVCEKRHIIKEKKGEYIKREKEALNMLSNVPKGFVRLYCTFQDAERLYFVLSYAKNGELLPYINKVGSFELDVAKYYAAELVLALEKMHSKGIIHRDLKPENILLDENMHLQIADFGTVKILDPEVIRTIPEANIEDNSQSTERERRRNMSFVGTAQYVSPELLRHREDTRASDLWALGCIIYQMISGLPPFRGPNEFLTFQKILKLDYEFPEGFPADAKDLVEKLLILDHTKRLGVEDKGETYESIRKHPFFNGIDWDTVLEQSPPTINPYLPGGSFEEEYTVPDHLEPGLGNNQLVRLWEFDLSTSKGILSISPEERRRRLEAQARENKYHQFVDGELILKQGLVDKRKGLFARRRMLLLTTGPRLFYVDPVNMVLKGEIPWSPELRVEAKNFRIFLVHTPNRTYYLEDPESYALEWARVIDEVRIGTYGQDTT; encoded by the exons GCCAGCGGAAAGGCCACTAGCGCGGTGCGAGCTCCCATCGCGACAGCAGAGGCGGGCATCGAGTCCCCGGCCAAGATGCAGGCGCGCCCGGCCGCGGCCGCGctgtcgccgccgccggtgtCCACCACCATCCCCAACAAGTCCAAGCGAACTGCCCAAGACTACATTTTTGGAAAAGTTATCGGCGATGGATGCTACAGCACAGTTTTCTTGGCTAAAGATATTCATACTGGAAAAGAATATGCAA TTAAAGTATGCGAAAAACGCCATATCATCAAAGAAAAGAAAGGCGAATACATAAAACGAGAAAAGGAGGCATTGAATATGCTTTCAAATGTTCCCAAGGGATTTGTGAGACTGTATTGCACTTTCCAAGATGCAGAGAGATTATATTTTGTGTTATCGTATGCAAAGAATGGAGAATTACTGCCTTACATAAACAAAGTTGGTTCATTCGAACTAGATGTCGCTAAGTACTACGCAGCTGAGCTAGTATTAGCACTAGAAAAAATGCACTCTAAAGGAATTATTCATCGGGACTTGAAACCAGAAAATATATTACTCGACGAAAATATGCACTTACAAATAGCAGATTTCGGAACAGTGAAAATATTAGACCCAGAGGTGATTCGTACCATACCAGAGGCTAATATTGAAGACAATTCACAGTCAACTGAGCGAGAGCGAAGACGTAACATGAGTTTTGTCGGGACAGCCCAGTATGTCAGCCCTGAGCTTCTGCGCCATCGCGAAGACACCCGGGCATCGGATCTGTGGGCCCTAGGATGCATAATTTATCAAATGATTTCGGGTCTTCCTCCTTTCCGTGGCCCTAATGAATTCCTTACTTTCCAAAAGATATTAAAGCTGGACTACGAGTTTCCCGAGGGCTTCCCAGCAGATGCCAAAGATTTGGTGGAAAAACTTCTTATTTTGGATCACACAAAGAGGCTAGGAGTTGAAGATAAGGGGGAAACATACGAGAGTATTCGCAAACACCCATTCTTTAACGGAATTGACTGGGATACTGTCTTGGAACAGTCTCCACCAACAATCAACCCTTACTTGCCTGGAGGTTCATTTGAAGAAGAGTACACCGTTCCTGACCATCTTGAACCCGGATTAGGAAACAATCAGCTTGTACGTCTGTGGGAATTCGACCTGTCCACTTCAAAAG GAATTCTCAGCATAAGCCCTGAAGAGCGCCGTCGTCGTTTGGAGGCACAAGCAAGAGAAAACAAATACCATCAATTTGTCGATGGTGAATTAATTCTGAAGCAAGGCTTAGTTGACAAGAGGAAGGGATTGTTCGCAAGACGACGAATGCTCCTGCTGACAACTGGCCCACGACTATTCTACGTTGATCCAGTCAACATGGTTCTAAAGGGAGAAATACCTTGGTCTCCAGAGCTGCGCGTGGAAGCCAAGAactttagaatatttttagttCATACG CCCAACCGCACATACTATTTGGAGGATCCTGAATCATACGCATTGGAGTGGGCTCGTGTCATAGACGAAGTACGCATCGGCACTTATGGCCAAGA
- the LOC105381681 gene encoding 3-phosphoinositide-dependent protein kinase 1 isoform X3: MSGLTIRVKRGSRGSDTLLEAANRILRLLGVSSTKRGKQPSPKSKASGKATSAVRAPIATAEAGIESPAKMQARPAAAALSPPPVSTTIPNKSKRTAQDYIFGKVIGDGCYSTVFLAKDIHTGKEYAIKVCEKRHIIKEKKGEYIKREKEALNMLSNVPKGFVRLYCTFQDAERLYFVLSYAKNGELLPYINKVGSFELDVAKYYAAELVLALEKMHSKGIIHRDLKPENILLDENMHLQIADFGTVKILDPEVIRTIPEANIEDNSQSTERERRRNMSFVGTAQYVSPELLRHREDTRASDLWALGCIIYQMISGLPPFRGPNEFLTFQKILKLDYEFPEGFPADAKDLVEKLLILDHTKRLGVEDKGETYESIRKHPFFNGIDWDTVLEQSPPTINPYLPGGSFEEEYTVPDHLEPGLGNNQLVRLWEFDLSTSKGILSISPEERRRRLEAQARENKYHQFVDGELILKQGLVDKRKGLFARRRMLLLTTGPRLFYVDPVNMVLKGEIPWSPELRVEAKNFRIFLVHTPNRTYYLEDPESYALEWARVIDEVRIGTYGQDTT, from the exons ATGAGCGGTTTGACCATCAGAGTTAAAAGAGGATCGAGGGGCAGTGATACTCTTCTGGAAGCAGCCAACAGAATTTTAAGACTTCTCGGCGTCAGTTCTACGAAGCGCGGGAAACAGCCCTCTCCCAAATCGAAG GCCAGCGGAAAGGCCACTAGCGCGGTGCGAGCTCCCATCGCGACAGCAGAGGCGGGCATCGAGTCCCCGGCCAAGATGCAGGCGCGCCCGGCCGCGGCCGCGctgtcgccgccgccggtgtCCACCACCATCCCCAACAAGTCCAAGCGAACTGCCCAAGACTACATTTTTGGAAAAGTTATCGGCGATGGATGCTACAGCACAGTTTTCTTGGCTAAAGATATTCATACTGGAAAAGAATATGCAA TTAAAGTATGCGAAAAACGCCATATCATCAAAGAAAAGAAAGGCGAATACATAAAACGAGAAAAGGAGGCATTGAATATGCTTTCAAATGTTCCCAAGGGATTTGTGAGACTGTATTGCACTTTCCAAGATGCAGAGAGATTATATTTTGTGTTATCGTATGCAAAGAATGGAGAATTACTGCCTTACATAAACAAAGTTGGTTCATTCGAACTAGATGTCGCTAAGTACTACGCAGCTGAGCTAGTATTAGCACTAGAAAAAATGCACTCTAAAGGAATTATTCATCGGGACTTGAAACCAGAAAATATATTACTCGACGAAAATATGCACTTACAAATAGCAGATTTCGGAACAGTGAAAATATTAGACCCAGAGGTGATTCGTACCATACCAGAGGCTAATATTGAAGACAATTCACAGTCAACTGAGCGAGAGCGAAGACGTAACATGAGTTTTGTCGGGACAGCCCAGTATGTCAGCCCTGAGCTTCTGCGCCATCGCGAAGACACCCGGGCATCGGATCTGTGGGCCCTAGGATGCATAATTTATCAAATGATTTCGGGTCTTCCTCCTTTCCGTGGCCCTAATGAATTCCTTACTTTCCAAAAGATATTAAAGCTGGACTACGAGTTTCCCGAGGGCTTCCCAGCAGATGCCAAAGATTTGGTGGAAAAACTTCTTATTTTGGATCACACAAAGAGGCTAGGAGTTGAAGATAAGGGGGAAACATACGAGAGTATTCGCAAACACCCATTCTTTAACGGAATTGACTGGGATACTGTCTTGGAACAGTCTCCACCAACAATCAACCCTTACTTGCCTGGAGGTTCATTTGAAGAAGAGTACACCGTTCCTGACCATCTTGAACCCGGATTAGGAAACAATCAGCTTGTACGTCTGTGGGAATTCGACCTGTCCACTTCAAAAG GAATTCTCAGCATAAGCCCTGAAGAGCGCCGTCGTCGTTTGGAGGCACAAGCAAGAGAAAACAAATACCATCAATTTGTCGATGGTGAATTAATTCTGAAGCAAGGCTTAGTTGACAAGAGGAAGGGATTGTTCGCAAGACGACGAATGCTCCTGCTGACAACTGGCCCACGACTATTCTACGTTGATCCAGTCAACATGGTTCTAAAGGGAGAAATACCTTGGTCTCCAGAGCTGCGCGTGGAAGCCAAGAactttagaatatttttagttCATACG CCCAACCGCACATACTATTTGGAGGATCCTGAATCATACGCATTGGAGTGGGCTCGTGTCATAGACGAAGTACGCATCGGCACTTATGGCCAAGA
- the LOC105381681 gene encoding 3-phosphoinositide-dependent protein kinase 1 isoform X2, which produces MMVSDKEIVICLVTLPAPVSRLSPFAPRFRLACDRRPALQMRSITRATQNDPFLLARLSTTASGKATSAVRAPIATAEAGIESPAKMQARPAAAALSPPPVSTTIPNKSKRTAQDYIFGKVIGDGCYSTVFLAKDIHTGKEYAIKVCEKRHIIKEKKGEYIKREKEALNMLSNVPKGFVRLYCTFQDAERLYFVLSYAKNGELLPYINKVGSFELDVAKYYAAELVLALEKMHSKGIIHRDLKPENILLDENMHLQIADFGTVKILDPEVIRTIPEANIEDNSQSTERERRRNMSFVGTAQYVSPELLRHREDTRASDLWALGCIIYQMISGLPPFRGPNEFLTFQKILKLDYEFPEGFPADAKDLVEKLLILDHTKRLGVEDKGETYESIRKHPFFNGIDWDTVLEQSPPTINPYLPGGSFEEEYTVPDHLEPGLGNNQLVRLWEFDLSTSKGILSISPEERRRRLEAQARENKYHQFVDGELILKQGLVDKRKGLFARRRMLLLTTGPRLFYVDPVNMVLKGEIPWSPELRVEAKNFRIFLVHTPNRTYYLEDPESYALEWARVIDEVRIGTYGQDTT; this is translated from the exons GTGTCCGATAAAGAAATAGTAATCTGCTTGG TGACCCTTCCTGCCCCCGTGTCTCGACTCTCGCCCTTCGCGCCACGCTTCCGTCTGGCGTGCGACCGCCGACCCGCGCTACAGATGAGGTCGATAACCAGGGCCACGCAAAACGACCCCTTTCTTTTGGCCAGACTGTCTACCACT GCCAGCGGAAAGGCCACTAGCGCGGTGCGAGCTCCCATCGCGACAGCAGAGGCGGGCATCGAGTCCCCGGCCAAGATGCAGGCGCGCCCGGCCGCGGCCGCGctgtcgccgccgccggtgtCCACCACCATCCCCAACAAGTCCAAGCGAACTGCCCAAGACTACATTTTTGGAAAAGTTATCGGCGATGGATGCTACAGCACAGTTTTCTTGGCTAAAGATATTCATACTGGAAAAGAATATGCAA TTAAAGTATGCGAAAAACGCCATATCATCAAAGAAAAGAAAGGCGAATACATAAAACGAGAAAAGGAGGCATTGAATATGCTTTCAAATGTTCCCAAGGGATTTGTGAGACTGTATTGCACTTTCCAAGATGCAGAGAGATTATATTTTGTGTTATCGTATGCAAAGAATGGAGAATTACTGCCTTACATAAACAAAGTTGGTTCATTCGAACTAGATGTCGCTAAGTACTACGCAGCTGAGCTAGTATTAGCACTAGAAAAAATGCACTCTAAAGGAATTATTCATCGGGACTTGAAACCAGAAAATATATTACTCGACGAAAATATGCACTTACAAATAGCAGATTTCGGAACAGTGAAAATATTAGACCCAGAGGTGATTCGTACCATACCAGAGGCTAATATTGAAGACAATTCACAGTCAACTGAGCGAGAGCGAAGACGTAACATGAGTTTTGTCGGGACAGCCCAGTATGTCAGCCCTGAGCTTCTGCGCCATCGCGAAGACACCCGGGCATCGGATCTGTGGGCCCTAGGATGCATAATTTATCAAATGATTTCGGGTCTTCCTCCTTTCCGTGGCCCTAATGAATTCCTTACTTTCCAAAAGATATTAAAGCTGGACTACGAGTTTCCCGAGGGCTTCCCAGCAGATGCCAAAGATTTGGTGGAAAAACTTCTTATTTTGGATCACACAAAGAGGCTAGGAGTTGAAGATAAGGGGGAAACATACGAGAGTATTCGCAAACACCCATTCTTTAACGGAATTGACTGGGATACTGTCTTGGAACAGTCTCCACCAACAATCAACCCTTACTTGCCTGGAGGTTCATTTGAAGAAGAGTACACCGTTCCTGACCATCTTGAACCCGGATTAGGAAACAATCAGCTTGTACGTCTGTGGGAATTCGACCTGTCCACTTCAAAAG GAATTCTCAGCATAAGCCCTGAAGAGCGCCGTCGTCGTTTGGAGGCACAAGCAAGAGAAAACAAATACCATCAATTTGTCGATGGTGAATTAATTCTGAAGCAAGGCTTAGTTGACAAGAGGAAGGGATTGTTCGCAAGACGACGAATGCTCCTGCTGACAACTGGCCCACGACTATTCTACGTTGATCCAGTCAACATGGTTCTAAAGGGAGAAATACCTTGGTCTCCAGAGCTGCGCGTGGAAGCCAAGAactttagaatatttttagttCATACG CCCAACCGCACATACTATTTGGAGGATCCTGAATCATACGCATTGGAGTGGGCTCGTGTCATAGACGAAGTACGCATCGGCACTTATGGCCAAGA
- the LOC105381681 gene encoding 3-phosphoinositide-dependent protein kinase 1 isoform X1 has product MMRKRSASGVKSVMVGKHVSDKEIVICLVTLPAPVSRLSPFAPRFRLACDRRPALQMRSITRATQNDPFLLARLSTTASGKATSAVRAPIATAEAGIESPAKMQARPAAAALSPPPVSTTIPNKSKRTAQDYIFGKVIGDGCYSTVFLAKDIHTGKEYAIKVCEKRHIIKEKKGEYIKREKEALNMLSNVPKGFVRLYCTFQDAERLYFVLSYAKNGELLPYINKVGSFELDVAKYYAAELVLALEKMHSKGIIHRDLKPENILLDENMHLQIADFGTVKILDPEVIRTIPEANIEDNSQSTERERRRNMSFVGTAQYVSPELLRHREDTRASDLWALGCIIYQMISGLPPFRGPNEFLTFQKILKLDYEFPEGFPADAKDLVEKLLILDHTKRLGVEDKGETYESIRKHPFFNGIDWDTVLEQSPPTINPYLPGGSFEEEYTVPDHLEPGLGNNQLVRLWEFDLSTSKGILSISPEERRRRLEAQARENKYHQFVDGELILKQGLVDKRKGLFARRRMLLLTTGPRLFYVDPVNMVLKGEIPWSPELRVEAKNFRIFLVHTPNRTYYLEDPESYALEWARVIDEVRIGTYGQDTT; this is encoded by the exons GTGTCCGATAAAGAAATAGTAATCTGCTTGG TGACCCTTCCTGCCCCCGTGTCTCGACTCTCGCCCTTCGCGCCACGCTTCCGTCTGGCGTGCGACCGCCGACCCGCGCTACAGATGAGGTCGATAACCAGGGCCACGCAAAACGACCCCTTTCTTTTGGCCAGACTGTCTACCACT GCCAGCGGAAAGGCCACTAGCGCGGTGCGAGCTCCCATCGCGACAGCAGAGGCGGGCATCGAGTCCCCGGCCAAGATGCAGGCGCGCCCGGCCGCGGCCGCGctgtcgccgccgccggtgtCCACCACCATCCCCAACAAGTCCAAGCGAACTGCCCAAGACTACATTTTTGGAAAAGTTATCGGCGATGGATGCTACAGCACAGTTTTCTTGGCTAAAGATATTCATACTGGAAAAGAATATGCAA TTAAAGTATGCGAAAAACGCCATATCATCAAAGAAAAGAAAGGCGAATACATAAAACGAGAAAAGGAGGCATTGAATATGCTTTCAAATGTTCCCAAGGGATTTGTGAGACTGTATTGCACTTTCCAAGATGCAGAGAGATTATATTTTGTGTTATCGTATGCAAAGAATGGAGAATTACTGCCTTACATAAACAAAGTTGGTTCATTCGAACTAGATGTCGCTAAGTACTACGCAGCTGAGCTAGTATTAGCACTAGAAAAAATGCACTCTAAAGGAATTATTCATCGGGACTTGAAACCAGAAAATATATTACTCGACGAAAATATGCACTTACAAATAGCAGATTTCGGAACAGTGAAAATATTAGACCCAGAGGTGATTCGTACCATACCAGAGGCTAATATTGAAGACAATTCACAGTCAACTGAGCGAGAGCGAAGACGTAACATGAGTTTTGTCGGGACAGCCCAGTATGTCAGCCCTGAGCTTCTGCGCCATCGCGAAGACACCCGGGCATCGGATCTGTGGGCCCTAGGATGCATAATTTATCAAATGATTTCGGGTCTTCCTCCTTTCCGTGGCCCTAATGAATTCCTTACTTTCCAAAAGATATTAAAGCTGGACTACGAGTTTCCCGAGGGCTTCCCAGCAGATGCCAAAGATTTGGTGGAAAAACTTCTTATTTTGGATCACACAAAGAGGCTAGGAGTTGAAGATAAGGGGGAAACATACGAGAGTATTCGCAAACACCCATTCTTTAACGGAATTGACTGGGATACTGTCTTGGAACAGTCTCCACCAACAATCAACCCTTACTTGCCTGGAGGTTCATTTGAAGAAGAGTACACCGTTCCTGACCATCTTGAACCCGGATTAGGAAACAATCAGCTTGTACGTCTGTGGGAATTCGACCTGTCCACTTCAAAAG GAATTCTCAGCATAAGCCCTGAAGAGCGCCGTCGTCGTTTGGAGGCACAAGCAAGAGAAAACAAATACCATCAATTTGTCGATGGTGAATTAATTCTGAAGCAAGGCTTAGTTGACAAGAGGAAGGGATTGTTCGCAAGACGACGAATGCTCCTGCTGACAACTGGCCCACGACTATTCTACGTTGATCCAGTCAACATGGTTCTAAAGGGAGAAATACCTTGGTCTCCAGAGCTGCGCGTGGAAGCCAAGAactttagaatatttttagttCATACG CCCAACCGCACATACTATTTGGAGGATCCTGAATCATACGCATTGGAGTGGGCTCGTGTCATAGACGAAGTACGCATCGGCACTTATGGCCAAGA